AAATTTCAAGCCGGTGCTGTTGAATAGCCGCGTTACGGAACATCTCCTTCTGCCAATCGGTCTCGGTTTGCCGAAATGTTTGGGTAGATCCGGGATAAATAGGTTGATCTAACCCATTTTGCCAGCGTTGCGGCAGGCTGGACCCGGCGGGTTTACCGTTGTACACATCTCCATTGTTTAACAGATCCGTTCCATAAGCAATGTATTGATCCCGGTTAAGGAGAGAAAGTTTTCGCCAGGGACTCTGAACGCCAACATAAGAATCAACGGTAACGCTTAGTTTCTTAGAGTTCGAGCGTTTTGTGGTTATCAGAATAACTCCGTTGGCGGCCCGTGAGCCGTAAATAGCGGCTGCGCTAGCGTCTTTTAAAACTTCGATTGACTGAACATCTTTAGGATCGACGTTTGACCCGTCGCCCACGGGCACCCCATCTACGACGTATAGGGGATTGGCATTGTTCACGGTCCCAACGCCCCTGATACGAATAATGGGCGCTTCACCAGGTGCTCCATTGTTGGTTACGGTTACCCCGGCTGCCCGGCCCTGGAGCGACTGGGAGATGTTGGAAACCGGTAAAGCACTGATTTCCTTGTCCGAAACTGAAGCAATGGCCCCTGTAATTGACGATTTGCGCTGCGTACCGTAGCCCACTACCACTACTTCATCCAGGGAGTTCGTGTCTGGCGCAAGAGTAATGTCGATTATGGAACGGGTACCTACCAGAACCTCCTGTTTAACGTAGCCAACAAAGCTAAATGTTAGCGTTGCATTTTGATCGGGCACGGCAATTCGATAGTGGCCTTTTGCATCCGTTACTGCCCCGCGCTGCGTTCCTTTTACGAGTATATTAACTCCTGGAATACCTTCGCCGTTCTGATCGGTGATGGTGCCGGTAACAACCTCCTCCAGAAGGATGGATTCAGGGGCCGGGGTAAGTGGCTCTGAAAGCATATTCATACTGTCTGACCGCTGACTCAGCACAATATCATTTCCTACCAGCCGGTAGCTGATTAGTAGTGGTTTCAGCATTGATTCCAGCACATCGCCCAGGGGTTGGTTCTGAACGTTCACAGAAACGAGTCGTTCTGCCTGAATCAATTTGGGGCTATACACAAATCGGATGTCCGCTTTAGTCTCAATTGCCGATAAAACGGCTTTTACCGGTTTATCCCCTAGTCGGAGTGAAATTCTTCGGTTGAGTACCTCCTGGCCAAAACCATCAAATGCATACGTCACACTTAAGGAGAAGGTAACGAGAAGCAGCTGTACGAGAGTCATTCTCATTATTTGGTAGTAAAAACCATGCGTCTGAAAGTTTTTTTTCATACTTTTATTTTGTTTTTGAATGATTTTAAACGGTTAGGCAAAAACACTCCCATTCATCCGATTTTTCGGGTGATCTATCGAGGGAAGCAAGTCAGTCGGATGTGGTGGAGCACGTCCGACTTTTTTACGCTATACGACGCTATTGATTGACGCGTCTTTCACTTTTTTGTCAGCTAATCAGGCCATAGGAAGTGGGTTTAGTTTAGAAATTCGTACACACTGTTTATCAGTTACAGCCACGACCGGAAAGGATAATCTGACCATCGGCAATTTTATACTGAGCATGGATAGCCTCACAAATCAGATCGAGTTTTTGGTATAAATCCTGGTTATTTAATGATGCGGTTAAATTGCAACTCGACAGCACTTCGGCGTTATATTCCATGTTCACCCCATAGGCTTCTTCCAATATTTTGAGTACTTGTGGGACCGGCGTTTCATTGAATTCAAATAGGTTCTTTTGAACGGTAGCTCTAACGATAACTGGTTTTTCGACCAGTGTCTTAATGAATTGTTCCCCGGCCCTCACGAATACAGCCCGCTGGTTCGGATTTAAAATCACCTCATCCGATAAGAACGTCTGGTCGGTTTGTGGGCCCCTCTTCCTAAACACAGTCACTTTACCCGTACTTACGGATACCGATATACTACTATCCTTGTCGTAAGCCTTTATGCGAAAACTGGTTCCCAGCACACGGGTAACTATTTTGCCTGTGTTGACCAGGAAGGGTTTGGCCGGATTTTTTACTACCTCGAAAAATGCCTCCCCAACCAGCGTTACTTCGCGCTTGTCCTGGTCAAATACAGCACTCACCCTTAAATCACTGTTCCGCTCCAGGGTGACCTTACTACCATCTGGCAGAGCAACGACCCGCCTATGGCTGACTGCCTGCGTTTGGGTTGGTAGCATCGTTATGCCACCGGAATGTGTACTGGGTAAAAACCGTTGCCATACACCATAACTGATGCCACAAAGCAGTACAACTGAAGCCACTATACGGAACCATGTACGCTGATAAACAGGTAAATGGCGGATTAGAACCCGGTCATCTAAAATTTGCTGGATAGCTTCCTCCATCTCGCGGGGATCGACTGATACCTCGTCTATTCGTATACTCAACACAATAAGGCGGGCCTGCTCGATGGTATTCTCCTGCTCGGGATGCGTGGTCAGCCAGGTTTGCCAGAAGTGGTCTTGCTCGGGTAGTGTCCCATACACCCACTTCCGGAAGTAAACGTCCTGAACGAAATCGTCTATAGTATATGAATGGTATTTTTTCATTAGTTGGACACGATTTTACGGCATCTCATGGATAAGAGATGCTTGGGTTAGAATAGTCCTGAAAAAAATTGAAAAAAATTATATATAAGGTAAGTACAGCATGAATACTACCATGCGCCAATGCCTGCGCAGCAACTTGAGAGCCTCATAAACCAAATTTACGGCCGAGTGCTGATTGATAGCCATAACCTGCGCAATGTCTTCATACGCAAGATCCTGGTAAAAGCGTAAGTAGATGGCTTCCCGCTGCCGTTTGGAGAGTTGCTGAAGATTGGAACGAAGTTTCAGCAGATTTTCGGCATTCGTTTCACTGTCAATAATATCAGATTCGATGGCGAACTGAACTTGAAAGTCGTACGATTCAGGCAGATCTTCAGACCCACGGGTGAGTCGCGAGCGCTGAACCTCTTTGTAAAGCTGGCGACGCAGGGACGTCAATAAATACGCTTTTATAGAACGGATTTCCTCCAGCCGTTCGCGACGGTTCCAGATATCGATAAAGAGATTATGCAGGCAATCTTTTACCAATTCCCGTTTCACACAGATTCGTAATCCATATTTCAACAAAAGGGGATAATGCGTATTTACCAAATCCGTGAATGCCCGACTGTCGCCCTGCTTAAAAGCCTCCCATACTGCATCTTCCTGAACATTTTCAGATGCCGGGACTGGCTGGTTGAGTTTAGTATCAACAAAGCTGGGCTTTTTCATAACTCAAATATAAGCCGAATCATACTTTATCAACGTACTATTATATTTTCTTTCCTGTTGATACTAGGGTTCTTTCTCCAACTGGATACTGTTAGCGAATTCAGGTTGGCAGTAAAAATCGTATTTTAGTCGTAGTTTAACCTGTATTAGCCATCTGCTTACACTTACAGACAATCAATTCAGTTCCTAACCAAACCGCTCATGCTGCCCTAGCCGCTTTCTCAAATGAGAATTCCTATCTACTGTTGCGGGACAAATCAGGAACCCTCTATAACGATACGCTATTTGCGGATCTTTTTCCACAACGAGGCCAACTCACTTTAGCTTACTGGTAATGAGCGTTAGTGACACTCATGCAATTCGCCGAAGACCTCTCAGACAGAAAGCTGCCGATGCCGTTCGCAGCTGAATTGCCTGAACGTATATGTTAGAATTGAAACTGACCGACCCTGGCTTATACTTTAGTTTGCAGTCCGAATTTTGACTACGGTTTGTGGCCGGGGATGTTGAGGAACGCTTACTGAACGACCTACTGGTCACTTGTCAGGGACATCAATGGCTCAAAACGACCAGCAAACAACGGACCGATTCCACTTATCTAATGGCCCGCATCCGAGCCATGAACCGCTTAGAATGCGTGGTGGAGATGATGCAATTCACCTCAACCGATTAGCAGAATTGTTACCCAATTAGGTAGCACCCGATTTGCGCGCAGAATGAACCGAACACTTCGGCTCACGAGTCGATGAGTTTCATCTGCCTCACTCTCAGCAAAAATGACTGGGCTATACCTAACAAATCTGCCAGGATGGGCTCGAACTCTTGGATATGATCGAGCTGATTATTGTAAAGCCCCAGTTTACGTTAGCAATACGGGCTAATATAGGTCAGTCAAACCCTGAATGAAAGGCAAGCGCGCTGAAACCAATAATAAGCATGTCCGACATTTGTTCACAAGATGCACAAACTACATACAACAACCAATTCACTACAGCGAGAACCGCAATACTTATTGATGCGTGAGTAGACTTGTAATATTCGTATTTTGCACTTACTATGGCCAGCTACAAACAAACTGAATATGAGGTGCTACGCCGACGCTGTGCCGCTTTGGACCAGCTGGGCTGGAAACAGGTGGCTATCGCCCAAGCGTTGGGATTAACTCAAGGTTGGGTAAGTCGCACCTTGAGCAAATATCGTCAGAAGGGGCAGGACGCTTTAACTTGGCGTAAACCGCCCGGTGCTTCACCACGGCTAGCCAATGAGCAGTTAGTTCAGCTGGTTGTAGAGCTAAATAAAGGTGCTGAGTATCATGGTTTTCCGGGTCACATTTGGACCCGTCCTCGTGTCAATGAAGTGATCAAAAAACTCTTTGGGGTTAGTTATGACCCTTCACAAATAGGCCGTTTATTGAAGAAAGTAGAGTGGAGCCGTCAGAAACCGCAGCCCAAAGCGCGTCAACAGAATCCGCAACGGGTCGAGCAATGGCGAGCCGAACGGTTGCCCGAGCTTAAAAAAAGCCCAGACTGAAGGACGGGTGATTTTGTATGTCGATGAGTCTGCCTGTTATTTGTTGCCCATGCTAGGACTCACCTGGGCACCACGGGGGCAAACACCTGTGCTCCTGGAGCAGGCAGGTCGAGATCATCTAAGCTTAATTGCTGCGATTGCTCCCAATGGCCGCATTTATGTCGCTGGGCAGGACCATTCCTTCAGCGGGGAAGATATAGTATGGTTTCTGGGCAAGCTCTGTAGCCGCTATCGCAAGCGCGATTTGCTCATCATCTGGGATGGCGCTTCGATTCATAGCGGTGAAGCCGTTAAAACATTCCTAAAAGAGCGACCTGGACGGATTAATCTAGAACGTTTGCCCGCTTATAGTCCAGAGCTAAATCCTACGGAGTTAGTGTGGAACCAGATCAAACAGCGGCTGAAAAACCAAGTATTTCTTTCACTAGAAGACCTGAGCGTAACGGTTTTAGAGCAGCTTAGTCTATTAGAGAAGAATCGAAAACTGATTCAGGTCTTCTTCCAGAAGAAGGAAGTCGCCTTCTTTACGGGTTAATTCACGGATCAATAATTGCTTTCTAGTCTGGCATTTTACCCGCTTCGTTTAGTAGGGTTAGAAGAAATAAAAATTTCTTCGCATAGGCAAACGATTTTCCATTTTTACTGGATATAGTTTTGCATTTCATTTTTAAGTCTAAAAAGAAAATGACAAAATGAGAATTAGTAAAGATAGTATTGACAACATTATTCGTCAACAGAGGTTTAGCGGCAGTTGACACGTATTGGGGGCAGACTACATCCAACTCACCCCGCACATAACGGTCATGATGAATTAAAAAATGTAGCAGGTTTGGACGCTAACTTCCAGTACTAGCCTGGGTTGGCCATTGAAGATGGGAGTATGTCATGTTTCAGAAGTCTGCAAAAAAATATTCTGGAAAATTTAACAACTGTTTTAAAAATTTTAATCACAATGATAACAGCACTGACATCTACAAAGTCAAACTTTGCAGGAGATTTAAACATAAAAATTTTTAATTCAGGAGAAAATGCCATTTTTCCAGTCACATCAACCATCATTTATGGCGAAAAAGATGCCATTTTGATTGATGCTCAATTTCAAAAACAATACGTACTAGAACTAATTGAGGAAATAAACGCCTTAGGCAAAAACCTACTTGTGGTTTACATTTCGCACAGCGATCCCGATTATTATTTTGGTTTAGATGAAATAAAAAAAGCATTCCCAAACGCAAACATTGTTTCTTCAGCCCAAACTGCTTATCTTATTTCGGCTTCAAAAGATCAAAAATTTGCTATTTGGGAAGGGCAGCTAAAAAGTGATGCACCAACAGAAGTCATTACCCCCCAAGCTACCTCTTTATTGCCCGATTTGGAGGGAAATAAAATTGAAATTATCACTACAAAGAATGACCCTGCACACAGTTTTTTATGGATTTCATCTTCAAAAACAATTATAGGCGGCATTTCAGTAAATCTCGAAGGTTCCCATATTTGGATGGCTGACACCAATAATGTAGCAGCAATCGATGCCTGGATTGCTCAACTCGACAAGATGAAATCGCTTCATCCAGAAAAAGTAATTCCTTCACATTTTATTTATTATAACGATAGTCCAAAAAGTATAGATTTTACAAAACAATATTTAGTTGATTACAAAAATGCAGCAGACAGCAGAAGTGGGGCAGAACTGGCTGTGGAGATGGAGAAAAAATACCCAACGTTTGTTGGAAGAGATATGTTAGAAATGGGTGCAAAAGTGTTTAAGGGAGAATTAAACTGGGATTTGAAATCGCCCTATCCGGCAATTGGCAATAAGGTGGAAGTAAATTTTGGTGAAATTTCATTTGTATTAAACTTTGTAGACAATAAGCAGATGTCTTTTGAGGGCCAAGGCGGAGCAACGGATTCGGTAGATTACACCGCAACCGAAATTGCCAAAAATATATTTATGGTGTATTGGCACGAACCGCATGTTGGAGATAATGTTGTTCACGTTCAGGATTATAATCAAAGTATAGTGTACACTAATATTGCCAGTAGGAGTGGAGAATTTTTTCACCTCAAAGGCACATTAAAAATAGTTGATTAAATACCTGACCCGCTGAAAATTTTGCTAAAAACGAGTAGTATCAGAGTATCAAAAACACAAGTTCCTTACGTTAGCAATCAACTTTTGTTGCCGTCTTATTGACAATGAGTAAGTCTGAAATGTCGGCGTCTTATTACCATTAGGGCAACCTACAAATGGATCGTCGAGGCGACAAATTGATGATGAAGCCCTGCACTAACTCCATTAGAGATGTTTATGCATTCGGCCTGACTTAAGGTTGGTTTAGTCGCACCCTAACCGAATATAATGGGGTTAGTGCCTTCCTTCTTTGACAAAAAAGAGGTAGCTTTCATTACGAACTAATATACCGCTCAATAACCGATAACGAAAAATGAGCAGCGCAATAATTCTTTCCGACAGCAGAGTAGTAAACACATCGACCAAAAATGCTTATCAAAAATTAATAGATCCAGCCGAGCAAGTAAAATGGAATTCACTTTATTTAGAAGCAACACTAAACCCAAAAGGCGAGATCAAAAATAACTCTGTAATGACAGGTAATTTTAAAGGGTCAGGTAAAGCAACGGTTATATTTCAAAATGTCCAACCCAATAAAGAGTTTACGCATTATTCAAAAATGAAAATGTTTAACTTACTTAATTTAGGTGAGTTCCACCACACTTACAATGTAGTTGATAAAAACGGCCAAACGGAAGTTACACAAACCGTTTCTTTCGTACCTAAAAGTTTTGGCCTGTTATTGAAAAGTGTAATTGTAAATAGTTTTAAAAAAAGATTACCAGAAAGTTTTGATGAATTTCAACAGTACATTGAAATGAATAACGCTTGATTATTTAACCCTTTTATAAGCACGTCAATTTTATCAATACATGTATTGGTTCTAAAAAAGCAAGTGGTCTAGCCTAGTCAAGCTCCATAAACAAAAAAAGAGCGTCAGGAAGGCTACCGCCATTACCATTAGACCAGGAATAATCAACGCAACAGCATTCAAAAACTGCTATTCGGTGAGCTTGTTTACTAAGCAAAGTGAAATCGAAGCCCTGGTTGATGCCATCCGGCAAGGCACGGCCTTGGTCTGGCAACCCATCGACAAGCATTAGAAGATTCTACGCTTTATACCTTGAGTAAGAACTATTTTGATGCGATATGCCTGGACTTTCCAGGTATGGAAACCTTTTTTCGCTTATTGATACGTGAATTAATCCGTAAAGAAAGCAACTTCTTTCTTGCGGAAAAATGAGGTAACTAGTTTAGGGTCGCCGTGTAAGCGCTCCATTTGCTTAAGTACTGCTGCCTGAAACTGCTCTAACGAGGTGAACAACTGGTTCTTTAGACTTCGCTTTAGATGGCTCCAGAGTAACTCCACTGGGTTCAATTCAGGACTGTAAGCCGGTAGCCGTTCCAGATGAACTCGCCCTGGTTTACAGCTTAAAAATGCTTTGACTGCTTGACTACGGTGAATACTAGCCCCATCCCAGATCACCAATAGGTTGGACTTGCGATAGCGACTACAAAGCTTATTCAAAAAACACACTATTTCATCGCTGATTAAAGGCCGATCCTGAACGGCCAGATACAACCGGCCGTTAGGGGCGATGGCTGCGATCAGACTCAAATGAGTACGCCCGGCTTGCTCCGCAACCACTGGTGTTCGCCCACAGGGTGCCCGCGTATGAAGCTACCAGGGGTAATAGATGGCAGGCAGCATCGTCACTATAGACGATAACTCTATCCTCAGCCTTGGCTTTTTTTAAGTTCAGCTAGCCACTCCTGCCGCCAGTGGGTAACAGCCTGAGCATCCTGCTGACGGTCTTTTCTTTGAGGTTTCTGCCGACTCCATCCTACTTTTTTAAGTAGACGCCCTACTTGGGAGAGATCATAGCTTAAGCCAAAACATGTCTTGATAACCTCGTTGACACGCGGCCTGGTCCAAACAGCTCCTGAAAATCCGTGGTGCTCTATCCCTTTATTAAGTTGGTTAACCAAGTCGACCAATTGTTGGCTCGACAAGCGAGCAGGTGCACCTATCCGTTTACCTTCCTGCTACCCTACAGTGCCTTTTTGTTGATATTTGGTCAGGGTTCGACTGACCCAGCCTTGAGTTAGACCAAACGCCTGAGCTATAGCTTGCTGCTTCCAACCGGCTTGTTCGAGTTCGACACAACGTCGCCGTAAAGCTTCATAATCACTTTGTTTGTAGCTGGCCATAATAACAATAAGGTACAAATATTACAGACTTACTCACGAATCAATAACAGAATATCATTTTACTACCTTTGCAAAATGTTCAAAACCATATCCATTAGTGACCTTATCAACCAACCTCATAGACAGGTTGATTTTCTTGTGGACAAATTTGAAGATATGGTAGAACCTGAAAATATTGAGTTTCCACATAAGCACAATTTTTACGAAATTTTGTGGATTACAAAAGGCAATAGCAATCAAAATATTAACTATAAAAACTATACAATTTCAGAAAATACTTTATTTTTTATTTCGCCTAGTCAATTGCACATGTTTGAAAAGTGGGAAAACATTAAAGGGTTTGTTGTTTTATTTACAGAACAATTTTTCCTTCAAATATTTCAAAATAAAAACATTCTTTTTGAGATTTCCTATTTAGATAATCTTCACGAAAATCCATTTTTACAACTAAAAAAAGAAGACATCAATACTGTTCAGCCTGTTATTGATTTACTCTACTATGAATGTAAAAGCATTGAACAATCAACCGAAACAGTGCAAGCATTATTGTTAATATTGTTGAGACGAATCCAGAAATTATTTTCTATACAAAGCTATCAAAAAAGCAGCAACCAACAAATTGTAATTTTCAAACAATTTAAAAATTTAGTAGAGGTAAATTTCGCTAAAAGCATTCCTATTTCTCAATACGCTTCTCTATTAAATATATCAGCACATCAATTAAACTCATTTGTAAAAGCAACCAGTGGAAAAACTACCACTGAAATAATAAAAGAACGAGTTGTTTTAGAAGCTCAACAATTACTAAATTTTTCAGAATTCACAATAAGCCAAATTTCTTACAAACTCGGTTTTGAAGATAGTAGCTACTTTGCGCGATACTTCAAAAAACATACCGGACTTTCACCACAAGATTTTAGAAAAACCCTTTCCTAAAAGTACTGATAAATCTACGTTTTGTCCTAACAAATTCGGCTCTTTGGTTCTCATCTTTGCAGTATCAAATTTCATAATACCAATTCTGGATCATCATGTCGTGTTCTTCAATCGCGGCACATCCTATTTATGTCCTGACGATCATATGGTTAACTTTCTAAAAATACGACATTAATACCCTGAATTGGTATAATTATGACACTCGAAGAAAAAGGACGTATCGTTCCTCCTCCAACAATGAGTGCTTACCCACAAATGGTAAGCCTTGTAATTCAACAATGGAAAAATATTATTTCAGCATCTCATTGGGATTTGTATGATAACTCAAAAGTTGATGGAGCGGATTTTTATGTAGGCAAAAATGAATTGGGACACATTCACTTAGACGGTTCAGTTCACTTGGCAACAACTTATGAATTACGAATACCATTAATTGAAAATAATCTTGCACAAAAATTTTCTTATGGTGGTGAATACGAAGGTTGGGTACAATTCAAAATCCCAACTAAAAACGATGCAAAACAAGCAATATGGCTTTTTCAATTAAATTATGAAAGGCTTATGGGTATTCCTATTGAAACTTTAATTTATAAAATAAACAAACAAAACATCAATTAAAATGTCAAAAAAAGTAATCGTTTTTGGAGCAACAGGCTTAATGGGAAAACAAATCGTAAAGGAAAATTTAAAAGTAGGAAATGAAGTAACAGTCTACATCCGCCAAACTGAATATCCTGAAAACATAAACATTATAACAGGAGATCTCAATGATGAAAGCAAAATTACTGAAGCCATAAAAGGTTTTGATGTAATTGTTTCTGCAATTGGAAACCGAAACTATGAAGACCCAACAATGGTAGTTGCACCTGTTGGAAAATTATTATCAAAATCTGTTTCGGATAATCAAAGATTAATTTTAGTATTTGGTTCAGGACTTACATTACACAACAACAAAACATTGCGTAGAGATTTACCAGGGCAACCAGAATTTTTGAAAAACCAAAGAGCTGACCATTGGGAAGCCTACATCAACATTGCACCATTAGATATTAACTATCTTTTCATCTGCCCAACAATGGTGGCAGAGGGCGATGCCGATAAAAATTATCTATCACAAGAAAATTATTTCCCGAAAAGTGAAGCAAAACAAATTTTTTCAGGAAACGTGGGGCATTTTATCGCAACAGAAATTGTGGAAAATAAATACAACAAAACAAGGATAGGATTAGTAAACAATTAATTAAATAATAAAAATGAAAAAATCAATTTTAATCACAGCACTTGCATTTTTTGCAATGTTCAATTTATCAAATGCTCAAACAAAAAAATCTAAAACGATGAAAATCGTACTTGTAGTTTCAAACCAAGTAAAATCAGAAACAACAGGGTATCCAATTGGTTTTTGGTTATCCGAATTAGCACAACCGTATCAAACCTTTAAAGAAGCAGGTTATGACATTACAATCGCATCACCTGATGGCGGAAAAATTATTTTTGATGGATGGAGCGACCCCGAAAGTCCAAACGTAAGAGAGTTGGATTTGGTAAGCACGGGATTCAAACACCATTCTAAAACCGTTGCCTTAATGGAAAATACTGTTAAATTAGAGGAGGTAAAAGCCGAAAATTTTGATGGAATATTTGTCGTAGGTGGTTTGGGGCCGATGCAAACTTTTTACAACAATGAAAAATTACATCAATTCTTTGTCCAGTTTTACGAAGAAGGAAAAGCATCAGCCACTATTTGCCACGGTTCTTGTATTTTATTAAAAACAAAATTGAGCAATGGAAAATTATTAGCCGAAGGTAAAAAATGGACTGGATTTTGTAACTCAGAAGAGGATATTGTAGACAAAAATGCAGGAAAAAAAATGCAACCATTTAGGATAGAAGACGAAGCCAAAAAAATGAATACGAAATATGTTACAGGTTCATCGCCTTATAAATCATTTGCCGTAGCAGACGGAAATTTAATAAGTGGACAACAAGGAAGTAGCGGAAAAGAAACAGCAGAACTGGTGGTTAAATTCTTAACTAAAAAATAATGAAAAAATTTGTTTTTACGGTAATTGTTGTGTGTGCAACGATTGCCGTTTCTTGTAATAAAGTAAAAAATAAAATGGCAAATAATTATATAACCGAGAAAGTAAAATTTAAAAGTAACAACCAAAATGTAGCTGGACTTTTGTGCAATTATAAAAGTAATGAGAAGAAACCAGCAGTAGTTATTTTGGGACCAATATGTTCTGTAAAAGAGCAATCGCCAATTCAATATGCTACAAGATTAGGCGAAAAGGGTTTTGTAGCTTTATGTTTTGATGCAAGGAATTATGGCGAAAGTGAAGGAAAACCGAGACAATTTGAAAGTTTAAAAAATAAAGAAGAGGATGTGAAATCGGCTATTGATTATTTGCTTTCAAGAAGTGATGTTGATGCTGGCAAAATTTTTATTGTTGGTGTCTGCAACGGTGCCAATGAAATGATGCAAGTAAGTATTGATGACAAACGAGTAAAAGCTGTGGCGTTGGTTTCGGGCAATTATTTAATAAAAGAAAATATGATTAATCTTTTAGGTAATGAAAGTATTTGGAATAATCATTTGCAAAGAGCAGTAATAGCTAAAGAAAAATTTAAAAACACAGGCAAAGCAGATTATATAAAAATAGTTGATAGTATAGGCACAGAACAACTCTTGCCACCTTTGCCGATTTATGGGTGGTATCATCCTTGGGAAAATAAAGCACCATATTTTACATATCGTGGTGGTTGGCAAAACAAAGTGACAGCAATGAGCGAATTTGAAACATTGAATTTTGATGCGTTAGCCACTTCAAAAAAAATATTTAAACCTACTTTGGTTATTCACGGAGAAATGAGTGATGGTGGTTATGAGTTTGCCA
Above is a window of Spirosoma sp. SC4-14 DNA encoding:
- a CDS encoding type 1 glutamine amidotransferase domain-containing protein, which translates into the protein MKKSILITALAFFAMFNLSNAQTKKSKTMKIVLVVSNQVKSETTGYPIGFWLSELAQPYQTFKEAGYDITIASPDGGKIIFDGWSDPESPNVRELDLVSTGFKHHSKTVALMENTVKLEEVKAENFDGIFVVGGLGPMQTFYNNEKLHQFFVQFYEEGKASATICHGSCILLKTKLSNGKLLAEGKKWTGFCNSEEDIVDKNAGKKMQPFRIEDEAKKMNTKYVTGSSPYKSFAVADGNLISGQQGSSGKETAELVVKFLTKK
- a CDS encoding alpha/beta hydrolase, coding for MKKFVFTVIVVCATIAVSCNKVKNKMANNYITEKVKFKSNNQNVAGLLCNYKSNEKKPAVVILGPICSVKEQSPIQYATRLGEKGFVALCFDARNYGESEGKPRQFESLKNKEEDVKSAIDYLLSRSDVDAGKIFIVGVCNGANEMMQVSIDDKRVKAVALVSGNYLIKENMINLLGNESIWNNHLQRAVIAKEKFKNTGKADYIKIVDSIGTEQLLPPLPIYGWYHPWENKAPYFTYRGGWQNKVTAMSEFETLNFDALATSKKIFKPTLVIHGEMSDGGYEFAKQIFISIPTQNKKSVWIDNTVHFQFYDDPIIIGQSVNEISDWFNQNIK